A single Pogoniulus pusillus isolate bPogPus1 chromosome 27, bPogPus1.pri, whole genome shotgun sequence DNA region contains:
- the BCL7B gene encoding B-cell CLL/lymphoma 7 protein family member B isoform X1, protein MSGRSVRAETRSRAKDDIKKVMAAIERVRRWEKKWVTVGDTSLRIFKWVPVADSKEKEKSKSSSSAAREPNGFPADTSANSSLLLEFQGAVSADENSNQSSLSDVYQLKVDSSPNSSPSPQQSESMSPAHTSDFRTDDSQPPTLGQETLEEPSLPSSEVADEPPTLTKEEPVPLETQVTEEEEDSGAPPLKRFCADQNSVCHTASES, encoded by the exons ATGTCGGGCCGCTCGGTGCGCGCCGAGACCCGCAGCCGCGCCAAGGATGACATCAAAAAAGTGATGGCGGCCATCGAGCGCGTCCGCAGATG GGAGAAGAAGTGGGTGACGGTGGGTGACACTTCCCTGCGGATATTCAAGTGGGTGCCGGTGGCGGACAGCAAGGAG AAAGAGAAATCCAAATCAAGTAGCAGTGCTGCCCGAGAACCCAATGGCTTCCCAGCTGACACCTCTGCCaattcctctctcctcctggaGTTCCAAG GTGCTGTTTCTGCAGATGAGAACAGCAACCAGAGCTCCCTGTCTGATGTCTACCAGCTCAAGGTGgacagcagccccaactctagCCCCAGTCCCCAGCAGAGCGAGTCCATGAGTCCTGCCCACACATCTGACTTCCGCACGGACGACTCGCAGCCACCCACACTGGGGCAGGAGACGCTGGAag AGCCCTCCCTGCCTTCCTCGGAAGTTGCAGATGAGCCTCCCACTCTCACAAAGGAAGAGCCAGTCCCCCTTGAGACTCAG GtaactgaagaggaggaggactcCGGTGCACCACCTCTGAAGAGATTTTGTGCCGATCAGAACTCTGTGTGCCACACGGCCTCGGAGAGCTAG
- the BCL7B gene encoding B-cell CLL/lymphoma 7 protein family member B isoform X2 has translation MSGRSVRAETRSRAKDDIKKVMAAIERVRRWEKKWVTVGDTSLRIFKWVPVADSKEKEKSKSSSSAAREPNGFPADTSANSSLLLEFQDENSNQSSLSDVYQLKVDSSPNSSPSPQQSESMSPAHTSDFRTDDSQPPTLGQETLEEPSLPSSEVADEPPTLTKEEPVPLETQVTEEEEDSGAPPLKRFCADQNSVCHTASES, from the exons ATGTCGGGCCGCTCGGTGCGCGCCGAGACCCGCAGCCGCGCCAAGGATGACATCAAAAAAGTGATGGCGGCCATCGAGCGCGTCCGCAGATG GGAGAAGAAGTGGGTGACGGTGGGTGACACTTCCCTGCGGATATTCAAGTGGGTGCCGGTGGCGGACAGCAAGGAG AAAGAGAAATCCAAATCAAGTAGCAGTGCTGCCCGAGAACCCAATGGCTTCCCAGCTGACACCTCTGCCaattcctctctcctcctggaGTTCCAAG ATGAGAACAGCAACCAGAGCTCCCTGTCTGATGTCTACCAGCTCAAGGTGgacagcagccccaactctagCCCCAGTCCCCAGCAGAGCGAGTCCATGAGTCCTGCCCACACATCTGACTTCCGCACGGACGACTCGCAGCCACCCACACTGGGGCAGGAGACGCTGGAag AGCCCTCCCTGCCTTCCTCGGAAGTTGCAGATGAGCCTCCCACTCTCACAAAGGAAGAGCCAGTCCCCCTTGAGACTCAG GtaactgaagaggaggaggactcCGGTGCACCACCTCTGAAGAGATTTTGTGCCGATCAGAACTCTGTGTGCCACACGGCCTCGGAGAGCTAG
- the TBL2 gene encoding transducin beta-like protein 2 has protein sequence MEAAMLGGLVLPGALALLLILLLLLLAAVLRRATSRGLPGVPPDGSKANGHAVGRPEEHRKAKQQARTRRDKPQQHNFTHRLLVAALKGHSGSVSCLDFSSNGKYLASCADDRTVRLWSTRDFTAREHRCLRANVGLDHAELVRLSPDSRAFIVWLANEETIRVYKMTKKDDGSFTFTASSGDFPKKHKAPVINIGIAETGKFIMTASSDTTILIWSPKGEVLASINTNQMNNAYATVSPCGRFVASCGFTPDVKVWEVCFGKNGDFREVARAFELKGHTAGILCFSFSNDSRRMATVSKDGTWKFWDTDVEYKKQQDPYLLLTGKCEVTEPCRIALSPDAHVVAISSGTDIVVYNTRRGEEEERFTGVHGQCITDLAFDTTSCYLASAGDRAIRIFHNTAGHRAVVEEMETMLKKTGSKATRERLEQQISSARKALAAIHGKKH, from the exons ATGGAGGCGGCGATGCTCGGCGGATTGGTGCTGCCAGGCGCCCTCGcccttctcctcatcctcctcttgctgctgctggcggcCGTGCTGCGCCGCGCCACCTCCCGGGGGCTGCCTGGCGTTCCGCCGGACG GCTCCAAGGCGAACGGCCACGCCGTTGGCAGACCGGAGGAGCACAGGAAAGCGAAGCAGCAGGCGCGGACCCGGAGGGACAAACCGCAGCAGCACAACTTCACGCACCGGCTGCTGGTCGCCGCCCTCAAG GGTCACAGCGGCTCTGTCTCCTGCTTGGACTTCAGCAGCAACGGCAAGTACCTGGCGTCGTGCGCCGACGACCGCACGGTCCGGCTGTGGAGCACCCGGGACTTCACGGCCCGTGAGCACCGCTGTCTGCGCGCCAACGTGGGGCTGGACCACGCCGAGCTTGTTCGCCTCAGCCCCGACTCTCG GGCCTTCATTGTTTGGCTGGCCAATGAAGAGACTATTCGTGTCTATAAAATGACTAAGAAGGATGATGGCAGCTTCACCTTCACTGCATCTTCTGGGGACTTCCCAAAGAAGCACAAGGCTCCTGTCATTAACATAGGAATTGCAGAGACAG gaaAGTTCATCATGACAGCTTCCAGTGACACAACCATCCTGATCTGGAGCCCGAAGGGTGAGGTCCTGGCCAGCATTAACACCAACCAGATGAACAATGCCTATGCCACGGTGTCACCCTGTGGGAG GTTTGTGGCCTCCTGTGGCTTCACCCCTGATGTGAAGGTGTGGGAGGTGTGTTTTGGCAAGAACGGAGACTTCCGGGAGGTGGCCAGGGCTTTTGAGCTGAaaggccacactgctggcatactctgcttctccttctccaaCGACTCCAGGAG GATGGCGACCGTTTCCAAGGACGGGACGTGGAAGTTCTGGGACACAGACGTGGAATATAAGAAGCAGCAGGATCCGTACTTGCTCCTGACGGGCAAGTGCGAGGTGACAGAGCCTTGTCGCATCGCCCTGTCCCCCGACGCTCACGTTGTCGCCATCTCCAGTGGCACAGACATTGTTGTGTACAAcacaaggagaggagaggaggaggaacgCTTCACAGGCGTGCATGGACAGTGCATAACAGACTTGGCTTTTGACACTACCAGCTGCTACCTGGCCTCAGCTGGGGACCGAGCCATCCGTATCTTCCACAACACTGCTGGGCACCGGGCCGTGGTGGAGGAGATGGAGACCATGCTGAAGAAAACTGGCAGCAAAGCCACCCgggagagactggagcagcAGATCTCCAGCGCCCGCAAAGCGCTGGCCGCAATCCATGGCAAGAAGCACTAA